In Mustela erminea isolate mMusErm1 chromosome 20, mMusErm1.Pri, whole genome shotgun sequence, the sequence CCAAAAGGTGAAGAAGAGTTGAATAGTGGCAATTTCATGTGATTTTCATGTGATTCTCCTCCCAAGAAATAAACTCTGTCGTGCCCGTCCTGCACGCCCCAGCATCTTGGGATTTCCGTTCATCTCAGCCGAAGACATTCCTCCTGCtattggtgtattttttttttaacatatattattgtGAGATTCAGTTGTTTTGAGGGCAAGGACTACGTCTTACACCTTTTTGTATTCTCTATTGTACCTAACAAATATATGAACTACAGAATAAATCCAAAATCAGTGGGTTTTCCCCAGTtctttctatattaaaaatgtcAACTCCTCTTGCATTGTAGAGGTCTCAGCCATCTTCTCACCAACAGCTCTGCCTTACGTAGGGACAGtgggaatagaaaaaagaaacaggttatTTTAAGGTAGTAGTCTTGGCCCGATTTCAGTTGGCCCCTAAGTTCGTCATTTTCACACTCTTCCAAATGGCTCTCCTCCTCTTGTATACGATCGTCATGTCCCAGCCTCTGCTGCCTCTAGCACTGTGTCTCCGTGAAGAAGCTGGCTTTAAAGAACACGGGGGCTGCTGTTCGTCGTAGTACACCTAAACCACCGGCCTCTGGTCTTGATAGTGGCATAAGGAACACAGTGGGAGAAAGTTTGACTTTTATGTTAACAGTATTTTTACTGGCTCAGACTATTTGCTGTTATAATACAGAAGCAGCAGAGTACTGCCCGGCCTGAGGCTGCCTCTGTCCTATTTCACAGTGTCAGTGAGGTTCTCCTTACGCCCCCACCCCCTTAACAGCTACACTTAGATCTGGAGCATCACACTTGCTCAGTCACAGATAGGAGGGAACATTCATCAGAACACCCAAGCTTATTTTCTTACAGTGTCCCAAACTGAAATAATGCATCAGCCCTCTCCTATAGTTAACTTCACAAGAGGTTTTACAGAGCTGCTGGCTCAGGATGCCTCATCCTACACGCTCTTGAAATAATGGGGTAAATAAGTTTGTCTACTGGATAATGCATTCTCTTATCtctgttaactttttttcttttcttttcttttcttttctttttttttgtttgtttgtttgtttgtttcaaggcTGCAAAGAAGTTTGTTTCTGGCCGGAAGTCAATGGCGGCAAGTGGAAATCTGGGCCATACACCTTTTGTTGATGAGTTGTAATACTGAAACACATCTTGCAGGGAAGAGCTGAACATGTTCTCAACCCAGAGCAGCAAACACATGAAAGTCAAAGATctctaatataacattttatctttttgtttttcaatgagGTGAAATGTCTTAACATATAAATACAGGTAATTATCCCCAGCTGacttaaagtaaataaaacattctgtttaaatgtttttcttgcaTCTTTGCTATTGGTAATcaagtatttattatatgttgAGATCTTTGTTTTAGATGCTGTAAAGGAGAACAAGAACATAATAAAGTCCAGAAGCATCGGAaactattaatataattattgatggCTTTTAGAGATAAAACCAGTTTAAAAATCTGTCCTCTTGGGTCAGAATAATTAGTTGGGTTTTAccccctttctgtcttttttggAATAGagttatttcctaaaaatataaattccctATAGTCATATCCTGTGTTCCCACTGCCTCATTTTATGTCAGATTTATCTTCACTTGAGTCAcagagttttgtcttttttctcatcttcctctcgctcatctgtttttgtttcttagggctaaaaagggggaaaaattgtTATGTGACCAACCAGCCAGAAAAATACATCTCTTACTTTAAGTAGGGCATCTGAAGTTTGCAAAACAAGAGAaactaaatatctaaataaaaatgtgatactTACCTTAAAAAGTGAAATTCTCTCTATGTTCATGCATTCCGATCCTGGGTTCCTCTGCTGCATTCTGTAAAAGATGAGCCGGTCTTCTCGGAAGGGAGTGTGGGAAGGATGTGGATGACATTGCTATTTTGAGAATAAGGTGGGGAGGCCTGGCCGGCCCCAGGGCAGTGTTTGGCTATCACATGGAAGAAGGTCTCTGAAGGCATTACAATGCTCTTGTGAAAGAATTGTGAAGTCTGCACATATTACTGTAAGTATAGCAAACCTGTGCAGAGCAATGCACAAAAGTTGGGTGTGTTCAAGATAGATGCTATGTGATCACCAACTTGCAGACTGCCTCCTAAGCAACTTTCGATACAGGTCGAACCCTGCTCTTTTCAGTCTGGGAGGGAGCTTTCGATACAGGTGGAACCTTGCTCTTTTCAGTCTGGGAGGGAGCTTTCGATACAGGTGGAACCTTGCTCTTTTCAGTCTGGGAGGGAGCTTTCGATACAGGTGGAACCCTGCTCTTTTCAGCCTGGGTGGGAGCTTTCGATACAGGTGGAACCTTGCTCTTTTCAGCCTGGGTGGGAGCTTTCGATACAGGTGGAACCTTGCTCTTTTCAGCCTGGGTGGGAGCTTTCGATACAGGTGGAACCTTGCTCTTCTCAGCCTGGGTGGGAGCTTTCAATACAGGTGGAACCTTGCTCTTCTCAGCCTGGGCGTAGTCTTCCATCCAAAATGCATCTGAGGTGGAGGAGGcggtggaggaggaagagcttTCCTTGTCGTGCTTCACCATGGTCCAGTATGGAGAAGGGGCTCTCACttctttcttgtgatctctgtgaatcATCACGTCACTCTGAGTGTCTTTCCCTACACTCATGGTATGGTTCTCCTTTTTATATCCATGCCACTCTCTGGAGATAGACATCGGTCTTGTTGCAGACTGAGGCCCAGGGGACCCTGGGTCTTTATAATACCTAAGGTTTTTATCTGAAACTACATCTTCGTTGTCATCACTGCTTGCCAAAAGGTCATCTTTTGACTCCTCAGTTTTCTTTGTTgggctgaaatgaaaaaaaagaaatggactgtTAATTGTCTGAACATTCATTGTCCCCTAACAAGATGTCTTAAAAGCCGCTTTGGTTCGTCAAAGAAAGGATATGATTTAGCTTTAGCACTTTGTGTTGTCGACGGTTTTCTCTTTCAAAGTACCTTTACGTTTGTTTCCATTCCTAAGTGTAAATCGAATTCTGCCTTGGATCGTTGCACATTGCTTTGTACTAACTTAAGTCAGAGTATTGACCAGAATATTAGCAGGCCTTAAAGTGTAGGTTAATTTGCCTCCAGAATGATAGTCAACCCGGCCATCTCCTCCACAGAGCTCTGTTCTAATGGGTCACATAGGGTCAGTAAGAACCACAATAACAGGGTATTACCAATTTCTAGCATATTCAGAAATTAGTGGGCCTCCAAGATCTTTAACACACTAGTGATAGGGAAATCTTTGAGTcgtctttttttctcctgagcaTTCATCATTTGCTTCTCTTTTGGGTTTAAAAGCATGGACTTACACAATGCCCTCTATGTCCACATGTGTCTTGTTCGGTATTCTACTTATCTCTTGCTGGAcaaatgttttttggtttttggtttttttttaatttgatagagcataagcaggggaagcggcaggcagagggagaagcaagatcccccagagcagggagcctgatgagaggctcaataccaggaccctgagatcgtgagctgagctgaagttggtcatttaaccaactgagccagccaggcacccctctggccAGAtgcttttaaagatgtttttgtaACTTGCCTCAACTATTGGCTtacttgagagcttgtttggaggttccaGCAGAGGAGCACAGCTCTTCATACCTCTTTGAAGGACAGACGTCCTCTTCAACCGACCCTGCAGCTTCCGGAGGGACACACGTGAGCGATGAGGGAAGAGGGGGGGACACCTGCCTGGCCAGCCCACTCACCCTCACATCCCCAACTCCTGGCTTTCTTGACTGTTGAAACTTGGGCAGCGCTGGCCTGCCGGCAACTCTTCAGCTTTACTAAAACCTGCGGTTCCTGTGCCGACTTACTACTCCCCCGAACAGATGCCGTTCCCTGCGCCCCCCCTCATCCTGGTCTTTGTGATTATGGACCTCTGGCACCTCAGTCCTGCTACAGGAGATAGGAATCCCTTTCTTCTCCAACACCCCTCCCGCGCCGCCAACCTTTCAGACCTGCTTGCGTTATCACTACTATTTGCAGTCCTGACTGTTCTGTTTGCTTCCAAGAATTTGAACAGGTTTTCCTAAAGTTTCTCTCTTCTGGTAATAATTAGTAATTGAGTCATTCTCCCTGAGAACTACTAGTCATTAAAATGTGGATTTTCCTTCATCCTCGATTTAGTGGGTGCAAAGAGATTCAAAAGATCTTAGGATCAGAACACTTGGCCTTCAGACATGCCCAGGACTTCCTGAGCAGCTTGtgaataggggggaaaaaaaatccatgttactttttttttttccagattgcaAAGAATATCCTTTGTAACTCAGTATTAGGTAACTATAAAGAATAAGTAGTAGAGCCAGGTTCTTCCTAACTGAAGTATGATTATAAAGCCATAAGCCAGCAGAGGTCAGAGTTAGTTGGAAACAGTTTTTATACCACTAGGTCTGCCAGAGTATTATGTGGAATATTCTCCAGTGTGCACAAAGTGCCGGTTGCTCCTGAAAAAGATCTTACAAGCTCTGTGTAAGaagccttttctttccttttgtgctccttccctgtcccccaccaTGTAATTACCAAAGTGCCTTAGATGTAAACACTTTGTTAAGGAAGGGATTCAGGAAGTGTCTGATCTTGTTTCTGAATCCACGGGTTTTAGCCTCGTACTCGAGTTGTGCTATTCTGTATCTCAAACTCTGAACACTTAAAATGCTTAGAAACATAACCCTTCTATAAACAAATGATGAAGAACCCAGGCTTGAGAGCCGCACTCCCCAGTACAGGGTCCCCCAGTTGCAGGTCCTCGCATTCCACGTGCTTAATCGTGGCCCCTACATGGCACAGCACAAACTGAGAACGTTTACACCACAGCAGTACGTTCTTCTCGAACGTCGCTGCTCTGGAGACCGGCCTAGTGACAGTTAGACCCTGTGGCCTCTGGCAAGTTTACATACATCTCTCTTGGCTTCCGTTTTCTGGCCTGTAATCAGGATAATAAAAAGCCTTGGCCTgaggattaagaggtataatGCTCGTCAAGCAATGTCCACTGCATAGTAAGCAGTGTTATCGTGAATGATTTTTAACTACATCATGATTGGTTTGGTTTGGGGGAAAAAGCCTGTCCCCAATCTGTGCTTGATCTAAGGGAACAGACAACTCTACCCAACTGTAGTTCCGCTGTCAGCCTGTGGGAAAGCAAGCCCATCTTATGATTTTTCAGGAGAAATCACAGGTGCAGATTCTTTCCATGAACTCTTAGATGTGTAAgttcaaattttttcatttaaacgtttttgaaatatacagaaaaatgcaaaaaagttcAGAcagtttaatggaaaaaaattataaacacttGGGTGGCCACACCCCCCCGGGGATCAAGAAAGAGTACTGGCGCCTGGAAAAGCTCccttgtattttcctttctctctagaTCACCGCTATTCTGACTTTTCAAAATGTTGTAGGAGACCAACAAAGCACATCTGTTGACCGTATCAGTCCTTTGGACCACAAGTGGGAATATACGAAGTAATGTCAATGCAGTGTGGGCCATACTTTAGTTCTTAGTCAAGTCCCCAGCCAGATTTCCTTGAGCCCATCCCAATAACCAAAGATACACAGCTGTAGCCACTCTAGCTCTGAAATCCTGTCAAATTAATAAGGACCACTCTTGCATCAGAGCACTGAATTGTTGAAGGAAAAGGATCTCATGTTATACATGTTATGCTCTGCAGACCTTCCTCACGCATCTGACCTGCCGAAGGGTCTCTTGCACTCCTGGGTTACAGAGATTAAGTGATTTGTCTGAGCCTCAAAAgctgggttttaatttttattccctCTGAATAAAGGAAACATGGGGAAGTCCTGTGGTAGATTTAGCATAATGGCAGCGATTTGCATTCTCCAGGGCAGCAGAGTAAACAATGGATGATACAGATTACGTCCTTGAAATTAGGAGAAATGCTGTGATGGAGATACACAGGTTGCCCTGAAAGCATAAGATGGGTGGACCAGACAGTGTTTTAAAGCTTCCTAATTTAGCGAGGCCTCTTGGAAAAAGTTTGCACTGTAAGCCTTCAAGGATGAGTAATGACAGGGTCCTAAGCATGTTGCAGAcagaagagcaagtgcaaaggccccgaggcaaagagaaggcaaaaaagCTGAGAGCCAAAGTGGACtagagagggcagaggagagcagAATGAGGTGAGGCCGCGGTCGATACAGACAGACACTAGCCACATGGGGTAGCACAGATCAGTCCAAGGATTTGGGCGTTTGTCCCAAGAAGAGAaggttttgaaagattttaagcagGAACATGTCAAAATCAGACTTGAATCGTAAAAGGACTGTTCTGTGTAGAGAATGAATAGGGGACAGGAGTGGATGGTAGAGACCGAATGGTGACTCTTActgggatggtggtggtggccggagagaaataaatgaatgtgagAGAAAGCTGGAAGGTAAAATGACAAGCCCTCGTGATCATTGGGCGTGGAAAGAAGGGAATGGAGAAATCTAGCACAACCCCTAAATTTCTGACTTGTTCAGCTAGGCAAATGATCGCTAGTAAGATAGGGCCACTGGAGATCAGTGGTGAGCTGGCTTTTTATTTTTCGGCACAAGGAGTGTGAGGGGTTCGTGATACACCCAAATGGAGCTACCGAGTGGCAGAGGAAGGATTTAAATGTACAAGTTTGAAGGTCATACGATTTGAAAAATCACTCATATTCAGAGAGTGATAGAAACTACAGGCATCAGTGAGAGATGGCCCAGGAGATTGAGACAAGGAAGCCAAAAATTCAGCCCCAGGGAAGGTCAGGGCAGAAGCCTGGGGAAGATGGTATTTTaacaggagtgggggtggggttgtaCAGTGGCGAATGCTGCTCGGGAGCCAAGAGTAATGTAGACTTGAGAAGAGTCCACTGGAGTCAGGAACATGAGGGCTGTGGGTGGCCCTGCCAAGAGGTCTCTTGGCCAGGTGAAGAAAGCAAGGCCTCCACTAAGGTGCAGGGGGGCAGAGCGCCTGAGAAATCATCTCCAGGGGAAATGGCCCACAGCTGCTACAGCATCTCTCTACCCTACTGGAGTCAAAGGGACAGGACCGTGGCTAGGGGGCCAGGGAGAGGACAGCGGCCTCAAGGTGGGGTTTGTGAAGATGGCAGAGGCCTAAAATAAGGCTTCCATGTTGTTGAAAAGGACCAGAGAGAAGCTGAATGTGCAGGAGACAAATGAAGGAATGGGATTCATAGCATGTGTTTAAGGCCAACTCTGGACAAGGGGACAAGTGGCATAGCTCCCACCGGATGGTTCTCCTTAAAGCTCCAGGTTCAGGGCTCTTGAGCTCATCAATCTGCTTCACATTAGGTCCTGTAGACTGTACTTTTCCAAAAGGATTCAGAACCCACTAGATGATTGTGGTGGTTTCACCAATCCCTCCCCCGCTGATCCAGCGGATCCTTCTCCCACGAAACCAAGACCCAGTGCTTCATATGGCCCCGGGGGTGCTAGCATAACAaaagatttccttaaaaaaacGATCTACTCACCGCGTTACTGGGAATTTGGTCTCAGGGATTAAATCATAGATTTCTTGCCACTCTTGGGGTATGTCAATAAAATCTCGGTAAATCTTGATCTGTAGTACTGTTCCTATGGTGATGTGttgcaaaagttttaaaaattctcgAAGAGTATATCCTAACACATTGGCATGGCCAACACTAATCAGAACATCAcctgaagagggaaaaaattatcagtaaaatgaagataatgggTCAGTGGGTTCATAGCACTTCTGGCTCTACTGTGAGGTGTTTCATTAAAGGGCTCATATTGTTGGTTCATTCTGAACCCAAACCAGGCTTCAGCCTTTATTTAATGAATGTGGTCATCTCAGTGACATGAGTGTCCTTTGCATAATGGAGAATGCATGCAAGATGTTTCTTAATAGTGgtgtaatgtattatttcatgtttttattgcatttctttaGTCCTTGGTGTGTCAGAAGCTAAAAACCACCTATAGTCTGAGCCATCACTTAAGAGtctaaaaatgtgtttcaaataaaataaatagctatTACTATTAAAAAACCACTTACACTAAGTGAATAAATGACCTAGTTTCTCTTGTACCTGCCTGGCAATTTCCAGTGCCCTCCACTGGTATTAACATCAAGACTTGGATTTTAATTTCCTGCCTTGCACAGTATTAGTTGAACAAGTAATTCTGCATGAAAAACACTGGACATGTAGCATGATTTAATTAAGCTTACGATGTCTATACAGGGAGTATGTTGGTTAAAGGGATTTGACAGCTAGGTTGTCTACTTTAGGGCATTGCTGGACAGGGAGGGAAACGTGACGGTCAGCCATGGAGCTTTTGATCCCCCACCATGGCGGAGGAAAACCACATCTTGATCACAAGCTCCTGGACCCCCAAAGTGGGTGTTAAAAAGACTAATTACTCATTTGTGCATGGACGTGTAAAGGAGATCCAGCCATGGGGCAAGCCCACCTGGGTCACTGAACCTGGAGCAGGAGATTCAGAAGGGCGAGAGGAGCACCCTGCCTGCCGGGGGTGGTGACAGGTGGCCCTGTGCTCTCTCATCGTTTTCCCAAGCCTGATTCTCCAGCCTTTCCGGCAATTCTGTCAGACTCACTGTTCTAAGTTCAGTGCCTTAATAGGATGGTTTTCTATTGGTTACAGTGAAGAATCCTGACTACCACAAGGACACccagcaagagaggaaggaataCAAAGAAATTACTTTTGAAGGGCTCACAGTGAGTATAATCTTAGTAAATCTTACTAGAACAGCCTGCCGAATGGTTAATGGAGACTTTATAGCTAACACTAGATGAAGGGACTCCAGGTAAGTCCCAAAGGGGGGGCTCATCTCGTTGTGCATGGGAAGCTAGGGGCCCTCAATTACCCTCTTTGCAAGACAGCCGAAGCCTAACCTCCGATAAGAGGGTGAAGCCACTTCTCTGAGACTACACCCCACTGTGCGATAGTTGAGAATTCTGCTGATCTCAAAGGAAGCCTCTGGGGAGTACCAAAGACAAACTTTCATAGTGCTAGGTCCTAGTTTCCTATCAGAAACTGAAGTTTGAAAGtagtaaagaaaatgaagacttagAAGGGTGGAGAAAACCTACTTCAGTCTTAGAAAGTAGCGGAGGGTAAAAACCAGCCAAGGATCTGCAGCTAACTGCTAAATGAAACAGGTTTTCCCCAGCTGCCTGCAGAGTGTGCAGTCTGGAACAGCTGTTCATCCTACGGAGGCTAATTACAACAGCACACCCACctgcaaaaaaaaccaaaaacccaccaACAACAAACACCTCTCACTGGACGAGCTTACATGCCTAATGTTAAAAGAAGCATTTATAGCTGAAAGCTATGGCTTGGCATTCTGCTCAATTATGTTGTTAAAGCGTGTTTTTTGatcaagaagacagaaaacaaacagcgTAATTCCATGACCATCCTGGCTGGAACCAAACATGTCGTCGTATGAATGTGATTACTCTGCCAACAGATATTAACGTTGCCCTTCATTAAGACATACCAATGTGGAATTTATGAATATCAAACTCATTACacaggtttttttctgttttaatgggCTGTAGGAGCCACATTATTATATAAACTTTGTCTCGATTGCCTACGTTAAATCAACTTTGCAGCAGCCAAaatagatttgcctattttgcTCCATCTCTCCCGATGAGGCTGTGAGTTCCATAAGCTCCAGGTGGTTACAGACCACATCTGTTTGGCTCACCTTTATAACCCCATGCCTAACAGGATacctgcacacagtaggcattcaggaaatgtttactgaatgactGTGGCTGGTATGTGACTTGTATTTTGCCTTCAAAGTTATACTAATTTCTTAAGACTCTAGATATCAGACTATACTTAAAACCATCCTGGCCAAAAGGTTTGTAAAATTTAGCCAGAATAAACTAACACTAAGCTAGGAAATCCAAAGAAACCCTATTTTAAAGcaccagaagagaaaaatttgaTGCACATGGATATGAAACAATGGAGCTGGGAGATAATGTGGTCAAAGAAATAGTAGGCTTGGGGGACTGTCACCTCTGAAATTCTCCATCATTGTCAAAAGCTCTGAATTCCAGTCT encodes:
- the PDZD9 gene encoding PDZ domain-containing protein 9 isoform X2; translation: MKKAVLKDKNETQTGFNVKSSVHNLSKTQQTKLTVGNLGLGLIVIQNGPYLQITHLIRNGAAARDGKLKPGDVLISVGHANVLGYTLREFLKLLQHITIGTVLQIKIYRDFIDIPQEWQEIYDLIPETKFPVTRPTKKTEESKDDLLASSDDNEDVVSDKNLRYYKDPGSPGPQSATRPMSISREWHGYKKENHTMSVGKDTQSDVMIHRDHKKEVRAPSPYWTMVKHDKESSSSSTASSTSDAFWMEDYAQAEKSKVPPVSKAPTQAEKSKVPPVSKAPTQAEKSKVPPVSKAPTQAEKSRVPPVSKAPSQTEKSRVRPVSKVA
- the PDZD9 gene encoding PDZ domain-containing protein 9 isoform X1 codes for the protein MKKAVLKDKNETQTGFNVKSSVHNLSKTQQTKLTVGNLGLGLIVIQNGPYLQITHLIRNGAAARDGKLKPGDVLISVGHANVLGYTLREFLKLLQHITIGTVLQIKIYRDFIDIPQEWQEIYDLIPETKFPVTRPTKKTEESKDDLLASSDDNEDVVSDKNLRYYKDPGSPGPQSATRPMSISREWHGYKKENHTMSVGKDTQSDVMIHRDHKKEVRAPSPYWTMVKHDKESSSSSTASSTSDAFWMEDYAQAEKSKVPPVLKAPTQAEKSKVPPVSKAPTQAEKSKVPPVSKAPTQAEKSKVPPVSKAPTQAEKSRVPPVSKAPSQTEKSRVRPVSKVA
- the PDZD9 gene encoding PDZ domain-containing protein 9 isoform X3; amino-acid sequence: MKKAVLKDKNETQTGFNVKSSVHNLSKTQQTKLTVGNLGLGLIVIQNGPYLQITHLIRNGAAARDGKLKPGDVLISVGHANVLGYTLREFLKLLQHITIGTVLQIKIYRDFIDIPQEWQEIYDLIPETKFPVTRPTKKTEESKDDLLASSDDNEDVVSDKNLRYYKDPGSPGPQSATRPMSISREWHGYKKENHTMSVGKDTQSDVMIHRDHKKEVRAPSPYWTMVKHDKESSSSSTASSTSDAFWMEDYAQAEKSKVPPVLKAPTQAEKSKVPPVSKAPTQAEKSKVPPVSKAPTQAEKSKVPPVSKAPTQTEKSRVRPVSKVA
- the PDZD9 gene encoding PDZ domain-containing protein 9 isoform X4, with translation MKKAVLKDKNETQTGFNVKSSVHNLSKTQQTKLTVGNLGLGLIVIQNGPYLQITHLIRNGAAARDGKLKPGDVLISVGHANVLGYTLREFLKLLQHITIGTVLQIKIYRDFIDIPQEWQEIYDLIPETKFPVTRPTKKTEESKDDLLASSDDNEDVVSDKNLRYYKDPGSPGPQSATRPMSISREWHGYKKENHTMSVGKDTQSDVMIHRDHKKEVRAPSPYWTMVKHDKESSSSSTASSTSDAFWMEDYAQAEKSKVPPVLKAPTQAEKSKVPPVSKAPTQTEKSRVRPVSKVA